The Streptomyces sp. DG1A-41 genomic sequence CAAGACGTCCCCTGCGGCTCAGGCGTTCCAGTTCCACTCGGCGACCTCGGGCAGGTCGGTGCCGTGCTCACGGATCCAGGCGTGGTGCCGGGTGCGGGCGTCGGCCATGCGCTGGCGTACGCCCGTGGCGCGCACCGCGAGACCCGGGACGCGGTCGATGACGTCCATGACGAGGCGATAGCGGTCGAGGTCGTTGCGGACGACCATGTCGAAGGGCGTGGTGGTGGTGCCGGCCTCCTTGTAGCCGCGCACGTGCAGGTGCTGGTGGCCGCTGCGTCGGTAGGCCAGGCGGTGGATCAGCCACGGGTAGCCGTGGTAGGCGAAGATCACCGGCTTGTCGGTGGTGAAGAGGCCGTCGTACTCGAAGTCGTTCATGCCGTGCGGGTGTTCCTCGCGGGGCAGCAGCCGGGCGAGGTCGACGACGTTCACCACGCGGACCGACAGCTCGGGCAGGTGCCGGCGCAGCAGGTGTGCGGCGGCCAGGGTCTCCTGGGTGGGGACGTCTCCGGCGCAGGCCAGCACCACGTCGGGTTCGCGGGAGCCGTCCTCGGTGCCGGCCCACTCCCAGATGCCGGCGCCGCGGGCGCAGTGGACCCGGGCCTCGTCCATCGACAGCCAGTCGAAGCAGGGCTGCTTGCCCGCCACGACGACATTGACGTAGTCGCGGCTGCGCAGCACGTGATCGGCCACCGACAGCAAGGTGTTGGCGTCCGGCGGGAGGTAGACCCGGACGACCTCGGGGCTCTTGTTGAGGACGTGGTCGACGAAGCCGGGATCCTGGTGGGAGAAGCCGTTGTGGTCCTGCCGCCACACGTGCGAGGTCAGCAGATAGTTGAGGGAGGCGATGGGGACGCGCCACGGCAGTCGCCGGGAGGTGCGCAGCCACTTGATGTGCTGGTTGACCATCGAGTCGACGATGTGCACGAACGCCTCGTAGCAGGAGAACAGCCCGTGCCGGCCGGTGAGCAGATAGCCCTCCAGCCAGCCCTGGCAGAGGTGTTCGGAGAGGACCTCCATCACCCGGCCGTGCCGGTCGAGGTGCTCGTCGACGTCGAGTATCTCGGCCTGCCAGGCCTTGCCGCTGGCGTCGAAGACGGCCTGGAGCCGGTTGGAGGCGGTCTCGTCCGGGCCGACCAGGCGGAAGTCACGACGGTCGGCGGTGTCCCGCATGACCTGGGCCAGGAGGTCGCCGAGGACGCGCGTGGGTTCGTGCAGGGTCGTGCCCGGCTTGT encodes the following:
- a CDS encoding phosphoketolase family protein → MPEAPRLDTSTQPTDEELRTLDAHWRAANYLAAGQIYLLANPLLTEPLRPEHIKPRLLGHWGTSPGLNLVHTHLNRVIKNRGLDALCIWGPGHGGPSVLANSWLEGSYSEKYPDVTRDAQGMELLLRQFSFPGGVPSHVAPEVPGSIHEGGELGYSLAHAYGAALDHPGLLVACVIGDGEAETGPLAGSWHANKFLDPVHDGAVLPILHLNGYKIANPTVLSRLPQSELDALLRGYGHEPIHVNGDDPAAVHRAMARAMDTALDRIAEAQRAAREEGVTERPHWPVIVLRTPKGWTGPAEVDGEPVEGTWRSHQVPLAGVRDNPDHLRQLEAWLRSYRPEELFDAEGRPVADVLACVPEGGRRLGATPYANGGLLVRDLPIPSLDDFAVPVDKPGTTLHEPTRVLGDLLAQVMRDTADRRDFRLVGPDETASNRLQAVFDASGKAWQAEILDVDEHLDRHGRVMEVLSEHLCQGWLEGYLLTGRHGLFSCYEAFVHIVDSMVNQHIKWLRTSRRLPWRVPIASLNYLLTSHVWRQDHNGFSHQDPGFVDHVLNKSPEVVRVYLPPDANTLLSVADHVLRSRDYVNVVVAGKQPCFDWLSMDEARVHCARGAGIWEWAGTEDGSREPDVVLACAGDVPTQETLAAAHLLRRHLPELSVRVVNVVDLARLLPREEHPHGMNDFEYDGLFTTDKPVIFAYHGYPWLIHRLAYRRSGHQHLHVRGYKEAGTTTTPFDMVVRNDLDRYRLVMDVIDRVPGLAVRATGVRQRMADARTRHHAWIREHGTDLPEVAEWNWNA